In one window of Macadamia integrifolia cultivar HAES 741 chromosome 2, SCU_Mint_v3, whole genome shotgun sequence DNA:
- the LOC122059153 gene encoding pentatricopeptide repeat-containing protein At3g46790, chloroplastic: protein MSMFQTPPTLQISFAPKHLPLIALSSKNASVSLQNPTNNNQLIQSLCKQGNLKQALRILPNEPNPTQQTYEFLILSCIDRNSLSDGLAVHRHIVEDGFDQDPFLATKLINMYSHFDSIENARYVFDKTLERTIFVWNALIRALALAGRGEEALSLYHQMNQTGIPSDRFTYPYILKACVSSSNSSISLLPKVKEIHGHILRHGFESHVHVATTLVDVYARYGYVSQAAQLFDEMPERNVVSWSAMIACYAKNGKPFEALELFCEMIAQTQNAVPNSVTMVSVLQACAALAALGQAKLMHGYVLRRGLDSILTVINALVSTYAKCGSLEIAVHVFSRMDRRDVVSWNSMISSYGIHGFGVEAVQVFQRMIESGFSPNSITFVSVLGACSHIGLVEEGKKLFKSMVSQHGISPSAEHYACLVDLLGRAGRLEEAVKIIEEMRIEPGPTVWGSLLGASRIHCDVELAERASLRLFKLEPTNAGNYVLLADTYAEAKKWDEVSRVKKLLDAQRLQKVPGCSWIEIKKKMYSFLSVDELNPQIEQLHALLVQLLMEMKEKGLVPDTKFVLYDVDQTEKEQIVLGHSEKLAVAFGLINSSNGETIRITKNLRLCEDCHSMTKFISKFTNREILVRDVNRFHHFRDGICSCGDYW from the coding sequence ATGTCGATGTTTCAAACTCCCCCAACCCTTCAGATTTCTTTCGCGCCAAAACACTTACCCCTGATTGCTCTTTCATCAAAGAATGCCTCGGTCTCGTTACAAAATCCTACCAACAATAATCAATTAATCCAATCTCTCTGCAAGCAAGGAAACCTCAAACAAGCTCTTCGAATCCTCCCCAATGAACCCAATCCCACCCAGCAGACCTACGAGTTCTTAATTCTCTCTTGCATTGATCGGAACTCTCTGTCTGACGGTTTAGCAGTACATCGTCACATTGTTGAAGATGGGTTTGATCAAGATCCATTCTTGGCGACCAAACTCATTAATATGTATTCCCATTTTGACTCCATTGAGAATGCTCGCTACGTATTTGATAAAACTCTTGAGAGAACAATCTTTGTGTGGAATGCACTCATCAGAGCGCTTGCACTGGCGGGTCGTGGGGAGGAAGCACTCTCTCTCTACCATCAGATGAACCAAACTGGGATTCCCTCTGATAGATTCACTTACCCGTATATACTTAAGGCATGTGTTTCATCATCAAACTCTTCGATTTCGCTTCTGCCAAAGGTGAAAGAGATCCATGGTCACATTCTAAGACATGGTTTTGAATCTCATGTTCATGTTGCCACTACTTTGGTGGATGTGTATGCAAGGTATGGGTATGTTTCTCAGGCGGCACAATTGTTTGATGAGATGCCTGAGAGAAATGTGGTCTCTTGGAGTGCCATGATTGCGTGCTATGCAAAGAATGGGAAACCTTTTGAGGCGTTAGAGTTATTTTGTGAGATGATAGCCCAAACCCAAAATGCTGTTCCAAATTCAGTGACTATGGTTAGTGTTCTTCAAGCTTGCGCTGCTTTGGCTGCTTTGGGACAAGCGAAGTTGATGCATGGTTATGTCCTCCGGAGGGGTCTTGATTCTATCCTGACAGTAATAAATGCCCTTGTGTCCACATATGCAAAATGTGGTAGTCTAGAAATTGCAGTTCATGTCTTTAGTCGGATGGATAGGAGAGATGTAGTTTCTTGGAATTCCATGATCTCAAGTTATGGAATTCATGGTTTTGGGGTGGAAGCAGTCCAGGTTTTTCAAAGAATGATTGAAAGCGGATTTTCACCCAATTCCATTACATTTGTGAGTGTTTTGGGAGCTTGTAGCCACATCGGGCTTGTTGAGGAGGGGAAGAAATTGTTCAAGTCTATGGTTTCTCAACATGGGATTTCCCCCAGTGCAGAGCACTATGCTTGTTTGGTGGATCTTCTAGGGCGTGCTGGCAGGTTAGAAGAAGCTGTAAAGATTATAGAGGAGATGCGGATTGAACCAGGACCAACAGTTTGGGGTTCTCTTCTTGGCGCAAGTAGGATTCATTGCGATGTCGAGCTTGCAGAGAGAGCTAGCCTACGGCTCTTTAAGCTTGAGCCTACAAATGCTGGTAATTATGTGCTTTTGGCCGATACCTATGCAGAAGCTAAGAAGTGGGATGAAGTGAGTAGAGTTAAGAAGCTTCTGGATGCTCAACGATTGCAAAAAGTCCCTGGTTGTAGTTGGattgaaataaagaagaagatgtacTCATTTCTCTCTGTTGATGAACTAAATCCACAAATAGAACAGCTCCATGCTTTGTTGGTCCAGTTGTTAATGGAGATGAAGGAGAAAGGTCTTGTTCCAGATACCAAGTTTGTGCTCTATGACGTTGATCAGACAGAAAAGGAACAAATTGTATTGGGCCACAGTGAGAAGCTGGCAGTTGCCTTTGGACTCATAAACAGTAGTAATGGTGAAACAATCCGGATTACCAAGAACCTGAGATTGTGTGAGGATTGTCATTCTATGACCAAATTCATCTCCAAGTTTACAAATAGAGAAATTCTTGTTCGAGATGTAAACCGTTTCCACCACTTCAGGGATGGCATTTGTTCGTGTGGGGATTATTGGTAA